A single window of Hyla sarda isolate aHylSar1 chromosome 2, aHylSar1.hap1, whole genome shotgun sequence DNA harbors:
- the LOC130357887 gene encoding protein spinster homolog 1-like yields MASPQDPLLKEEEEAMEDHSDMDVEKGDIPERQNLPSLSVMSTARSIITVVILAFVNLLIYANRSSVAGVLPYIQKAYDTNASLSGLLNTLFIGSYVLVAPIAGYLGDHCNKKYTVCAGVIVWLSMTLTLSFIPDGYFLLFLLTSGLVGAGEATFCTIAPSIIADLFTSDQRTRMLNVFYSVIPVGCGLGYIIGPKVTDAARGDWHWAFRVTPGLGLIAVALMILVTKELPRTTTNGKKNNKSQKFAKWATDLKKLFKNRSFMLTTMGSTAVSFIVGAIGVWGPSYLTHARTLLQEKDPCRAEPCDYHDILIFGVVTVVSGILGVVAGTEISKRYRKSNPRADPLVCGCAMMLSAPFLLLALTFGNISLVATNIFIFIGETLLSVNFTLISDIILKVVTPWRRSSALAVQMTIYHLLGDAGSPYLIGLISDTYERGYAKSPLLKYRSLEYALMTCTIMAVIGGAFFMATALYIERDEKEAEMESEPPSSSSSLLLPADEDCTSD; encoded by the coding sequence atggcctctccacaagacccattgctgaaggaggaggaagaagcaatggaggaccatagtgatatggatgtagaaaagggcgatatccctgagaggcagaacctgccatctctaagcgtgatgtccaccgcacgttccatcatcaccgtagtgatcctcgcctttgttaatttgctcatctatgcaaatcgctccagcgtggcgggggtgctgccttatatacagaaagcatatgacaccaatgctagtctgtccggcttattgaatacattgttcattggaagctacgtgctggtcgcaccaattgccggatatttgggcgaccactgtaataagaaatatactgtttgcgcaggagtcatcgtttggctgagcatgacacttaccctgtcattcatccctgacgggtacttcctgctcttcctgctgacgagtggactggttggggccggagaggcgactttctgcaccatcgccccctccatcattgcagacctttttacaagtgaccagcggacccgcatgctgaacgtgttttactccgtcatacctgtaggctgcggactaggatacatcatcgggcccaaagtgactgatgcagcaaggggcgattggcactgggcatttcgggtcacccctggcctgggcctcatagctgtggctttgatgattttggtcacaaaggagcttccaagaacgactacaaacgggaagaagaacaacaaatcccagaagtttgccaaatgggcgacagatctgaaaaaactatttaaaaatcgaagcttcatgttaaccaccatgggatcgacggctgtatccttcatagtgggagccataggtgtatggggtccgtcatacctgacccacgcacgaacactcctgcaagagaaggacccttgccgtgctgaaccgtgtgactatcacgacatcctaatatttggtgtggttacagtcgtttccggcattctgggagttgtagcagggacggagataagtaaaagatatcgcaaatccaacccacgggcggacccgcttgtgtgtggatgcgcgatgatgctctccgccccttttcttctgttggcattgacttttggcaacatcagcctcgttgccaccaacatcttcatcttcatcggagagacgcttctgtcagtaaatttcaccctcatatctgacattatactaaaagtagtaactccgtggaggagatcttcagccctggccgtgcagatgacaatctatcacctcctaggtgacgccggcagcccgtacctcatcggcttgatatctgacacctacgaacgaggatatgccaaatcccctcttctgaaataccgcagcctggagtatgccctcatgacctgcaccataatggcagtcatcggaggggccttcttcatggccacggccctatatatagagagggacgaaaaagaagcagagatggaatcagaacctccgtcatcctcctcctccttactgcttcctgccgatgaggactgcacttcagactga